A segment of the Branchiostoma floridae strain S238N-H82 chromosome 10, Bfl_VNyyK, whole genome shotgun sequence genome:
AGGTCTTGAGACGTCTTAGGGGTGGGGAGGGTAGAGGTTTCCGTCAGGAGGGTGATGGGGGTTAGGGTAGGGGTGGGGGTTGAGGCGGTAGGGATGGGTCTCCAACCGAGCGTGGTCTTCGTGGTGGGTGGCTGGGTTGGGGCTGGGGTGGTAAGGGGGGCTGGTGGCGGAGCCCTCGGGGGGTAGGGAGGGGGGTCCCCGCAGACCTCCTCCAGCGTCCTGGAGGTGATGTTCTCGTACACGGCGCGGTAGTCCTGCAGGACCGTGGCGCGGAAGTACACGGGTCCGATGTTGCACCGCGTCGCCTCCCAGAGGAACGTGACGCGCGAGAAGGACTTACTCTCGTCCAGGAAAGCCTCGCTTACCACCGGCTTGTTCCAGATGCCGCGCACTTCGCTGCAGTCCAGCGCCTTGGTCCCCGGCGGGCGGTTGTACCACCACCCCTCGACGATCCGGTCGTCCTGCACAGTACGCGCTTGTAGGATGAATCCAATGAAGGGGGCCCCGCCCTTCAGGGTGACTTTAACACGGAGCGGCAGCCCTTTCCGAGTTACAGCGGCGTTGAGAGTGATCGCGTAGTCTCCCATGCCCTGCTTGATGGTGTGCTCGTGTCCCGGCCGCATGGTCCCACAGAACCACCATCCCGCCGAACGTTTCACCTCCAAACCTAGAAGCAAGGTCATCAAAATGGCGCAGGTCCTGAGAAATTCCATTGTCTGTACCGCTGCCAGATGTTCCGGAGTCCACACACGAGAcgacacacactctctcacgcACGCACGAGGGGATGAAATTTAGATGTAGCTCCGGGTATGCAGAGAGCGCGTACAGGGACGACTGTTTCACACGGGTACTCCGATAGAGAGAACGCGAGGTGACCTGTCCGCAGGGAAGGGCTAATCAAAATGATTACGTGGGCCAGCGGTGATTACCGATCTTTGATCTCGCACTGCTCCAAGTCGCTACGACCTCATCCGGTACAATCCGCCGCACGATAAATTCTGTCTCTTCCAGTCCTTCCTTCTGGACGAGTCGACTGACTTTTCTGACAGGGGGAGACCGTACCATCGATTTGTAAATAGATTTGGATGATTAAATGTTGACGTCACTAATTAAAATTAGTATTTAAGTCATCATACATTGATTGGTTGTTGCtattacattttctgtaaataTCACATTCACAAGACCGAGTGATTCTGTCACTTACTAATGTTACCCCTCTTTATAGAAGTGGACTCGCCCAAGGGAAGTTCCAGTCGTCATGGCAACGATGTTCTGGAAACGCCCTAAAATCAGACGGTCCTTTTCGCGGCCTTGTCGGCCAGCAGCCCAGATGGAAGTGATTCTGTCATAAAAAGTCTGACTCGGAAAAGCTTTGCTGACAGGCACGCGGGGTCGGCTCGCTTGGCAAAGAACACAAGTCGGAATTTGGCTGCGAAGTCGTTTTCCTTCCGTGAAACATGGAGCTTCTTTTGGCAAGGAAGGAAAGTCGTCTTGAAAAAAATCCTAATTCAGTTATTGTCTCCCGACACGAATGCGGTGCACTGTGCTTTGCTGAAAGACCCGAAAGCATGCGAGGTCGACATGGTAGAAAACACAAGTCGAAAGTTTCCTCCTTTGTGTTGTGATTAATGCCTTCTAATTCAAGTTTTTCCCTTCACTAAAATGGGAGGTTTTTTGGCGAGGAATTCCTGTCCTCCTGTGTTTTTAGTATGCATTCTTATTCCAGTTTTTCCTTCCACGAAAATGAGAGATTTTGGCGAGGAATTTTCCCAGAGACGGCGGGAGTTTTAGAAATGCCGTCCTCGCCAGTCGTGTGTCGGTACCGCGGAGTACAGGATCGGATGTGCGCTAATATTTGTTGTCAAACAAGGCCGGCATCTGTCTTGCGGGGGGACAACACTGGCCCGGGGACGTTACGGAACAAGAAGGCAACTCAAAACATTGATCCTGCAAAATTAAAAAGGAGTAGAGTCATTTTTCAACCACACTGTGCTATCTTGTGCCATAGACTACATAAAGCCGTCAATATGCAGCGTTTTATACAATTTGATTTGATACGACAGGACAAAACGCTTTGTCTCgtacttgattttttttaatcgaAAACGACAGTAAAATTCTGAACATTTCTAGAACAACCGCTTCCAGCTGTCGACAATGCCAATAGGTATCTAAATGTGTCAAAATGCAACGTTTTATtcaattttgaaagtaactaAACGTTTTGTCctttactttatttctttttaatcgAAAACGACGATAAAATTCAGAACATTTCTAGAACAAACGCTTCCAGCTGTTAACAATGTCGTCTCAGGTCTGCACGCTAGTCGAAAGCCCAGACAACTTTTATGGAGTGTCACACACTGGTCTTTAATGGACCACAGTTTCACACCAGTTTTAACGGGCAGACAATTTGGTGTCCCTACGGTTAATGAACCCGCCTCTTCACACAGTGTTTGTGTAATCAACAATGGAAGAATTGCAAATGCGCTTGTCTTGTTTAACGTAAGGCGGCCTGTCTTCCGCATAACAACATCCCCCTCAAAAACAAGGACAATTGAAAACACAAAGCAGTGAAAACACGGAAGGGTCTAAATCCGGAGTAAAGACAACATCTCGTGGCGCGCTGTTGTGTTTTGGTTTGTCCTGGCAGCGTAATTAATTAGATCAACACCCAGTTTTTCTCTCAGAAGTGTCCTCATCTGTTTTCCCGTATGCAATTCTTTAATTTATTCCAATTTTTCCTTCCACGAAAAAAGGGAGGTTTTTGGTGAGGAATTTTCTCGAAGTATGCTCCTGTTGTTTCTAACATGCCCTCTTGTTCCAGGGTTTTCTTACATGGAAATAGGAGGTTTGTCCTGACAGCGTAATTGATTAGAACAACACCCGGGTTAATGACTTTATCTTGTCAGGGTGTTGTAGTAATGACGCCAGATAAGCTCTGTTGGTTTTTCACCGCAAGATTAGCCAGTAGGGACCAATCTGGCTACTTAAGTTTTCACTCATGGCCATCCATTGCACGCGATGCTTGGTAATTTACTACTTATGGCTCGCATGGACTTGTTATACAAAACGAATGTCATTAAATCACTATCAAAAATATTAGGTTTTTCACCGCAAGATTAGCCAGTAGGGACCAATCTGGCTACTTAAGTTTTCACTCATGGCCATCCATTGCACGCGGTGCTTGGTCATTTACTAATTATGGCTCACATTGACTTGTTACATAAATGCTATTTTATAGAACGAATGTCATCAAGTCACTATCAGAAATATAAGATTTTACACCACAAGGTCGCTCAATGGCCCCCCGTTGCAAGCGCTGCCTTtgtaattattattttttcaacctttaatATGCCttgagtaacgttacatcatcaTGATACTGGCTCACATTTACTTGTTacagaaaaatgccattttataGAACGAATGTTATCAAGTCACAATCAGAAATAGAAGGgggcaagaaaaaaacaacattagaaTGTATTCAGACAACCGTGAAGGAGAATTAAGATATAAGATTTTATGTTTAAGAAGACTGCACTGTCCGTTTTCCACAAAACTGAATTCTCAGGAGTCAGGATGTATAAACTTCACCCTTGACGAAAATACCCGTTTTTAACTGACTCGAAATTTATCATGAAGCCGGTCTTGACCATTTGTAAATAAGGGCATTTCCCATTAAGACAAGAACGAACACAGTAAATTTTTGCACCAATTGGCATGTAGTTTCAGTGGAATGCTTTATCATCGGATGTTTGACAGCCGGAAATGACAGGAATTCGCGCGTGTGGTCGTCTGACGACAGGAGACTATCGTGCGATTCCGAGTTGCTCAGCTTCGTGTAACTTCGGGCCGGGTACCGAGTGGGGACTTCCGGTGATGACTGATGTTCTAACTCACGCCTCTggtctccgagcagatgtttgAAGGGAACTCACTCATTCACCCACTCTTTCACGTACGCACTCGCTCGCTCacccattcactcattcactcactcactctctcgctcactcactcactcactcactcactcactcactcgctcgctcactcactcactcactcactcacttgctcactcactcactcactcactcactctcattcattcactcactcactcactcattcacacacacacacactaactcactcactcacccactcactcactcactcgcacTCGCTCAGTCACTCACAAACTCACTCATTTATTTAGTCGCTGACTCCAAAATCTTcgatgcaaaaaaaatgtatcgttccattcatgtacaaaatgcCTTTAAAGTAGGAACTTGGCTGTTTGCAAAAGATAGGACGACAGCGAACATGGGGCAGTTTAGAGAATCTTCTAGAAgcgcccaacatctgcttagaccGAACACTTTTGGCCCTGACTCACGCCTCCGGCTTTTTACCCTGAAGCTGAGTTCTCGGTAAAATCTTGCTCACTTCCGCGCCTTGTCTCCGGTTACAGTTACGGTTTCCCATGAATTGTTGTTACTCGTCCTCACATGAGTAACATCATCACGATGGGAGAACTATGATGATGTTACTCATCCTGACACAAAACTGTGATGTTCACGTGTTTGGTGCCAGTTTGATGGACCGTTCGCGTAAACGGAGTCCCAAATGGACCCAGACTCGTAAAATTGACGAGCAATGAAACTGGGTAAGTTTATTAGAGAGTCATGCTCTAGGCTAGTTGTAATtgtaaacatacaaaacaacaacaacaaagaagtaGTATTGTTTAAACTAAAAGTGCATAAATGCCTATTCttaaacatgaaaaataacGGTGAAATCTACTATTGTAACAGTAAGGCAATACTAGTATTCCGAGGAATGCACACTTCAGAGATCTTCAGATATCAAGATGTTCAGCACATTCTTGAGAATTGATTACGAATGAATGAtcgaaaggaaggaaggaacaaATAAATGCATGGTCGAAGGAaggaattaatgaatgaaggaatgaaggaatgaaggaatgaaggaagaaaTGAAGCAATAAAAGAaggaatgaattaatgaagaaaTGACGGGAGGAAGAAAGGAATAACTTGTCTCAACAGAATTGTCCTGAAGATCATACTACCACTGTTTTTATGTGGCAGTCTTTTTATGTGGTGGATTgctgagagttgatgttacacaAACATCGA
Coding sequences within it:
- the LOC118425062 gene encoding putative defense protein 1, with translation MEFLRTCAILMTLLLGLEVKRSAGWWFCGTMRPGHEHTIKQGMGDYAITLNAAVTRKGLPLRVKVTLKGGAPFIGFILQARTVQDDRIVEGWWYNRPPGTKALDCSEVRGIWNKPVVSEAFLDESKSFSRVTFLWEATRCNIGPVYFRATVLQDYRAVYENITSRTLEEVCGDPPPYPPRAPPPAPLTTPAPTQPPTTKTTLGWRPIPTASTPTPTLTPITLLTETSTLPTPKTSQDLRLQPQPQQNHRPQRHR